A stretch of Cucumis sativus cultivar 9930 chromosome 2, Cucumber_9930_V3, whole genome shotgun sequence DNA encodes these proteins:
- the LOC105434717 gene encoding bidirectional sugar transporter SWEET16 — translation MEPLPIFVGVIGNIISVLFFISPIKTFWRVLKKRSTEEFDSLPYVSTFLTASLWAYYGLIKPDGFLIVTVNIFGLSLQICYLTIFLLFSPPHMKVRTTTLVAIFDVGFVGGTISISYFMLHGNSRINVIGFICAALNIINCGSPLGIARKVVRSKSVEYMPFLLTLCIFLNSGVWTFYALLVKDPFIGVPNFIGFLLGLMQLVIYVIYMNGPQPSHIPISYNKEDTSLLHEHLLPPPSETTLSSKINQS, via the exons AAAAACATTTTGGAGAGTGTTGAAGAAAAGATCAACAGAAGAGTTTGATAGTCTTCCATATGTTTCGACATTCCTCACAGCTTCTTTATGGGCTTATTATGGTCTCATTAAGCCTGATGGCTTTCTCATTGTTACTGTCAACATCTTTGGACTTTCCCTCCAGATCTGTTACCTCAccatcttccttctcttttcacCTCCACACATGAAA GTTAGAACAACAACTTTAGTGGCAATTTTTGACGTTGGATTCGTGGGAGGAACAATATCGATATCGTATTTCATGTTACATGGAAACTCTCGAATCAATGTGATTGGATTCATTTGTGCTGCtcttaacattataaattgCGGTTCACCCCTAGGAATAGCG AGGAAAGTGGTGAGAAGTAAAAGTGTGGAGTATATGCCATTCCTTCTGACTTTGTGCATATTCTTAAACTCTGGGGTTTGGACTTTCTATGCTCTTCTTGTCAAAGATCCCTTCATTGGa GTACCAAATTTTATTGGATTCCTTCTAGGATTGATGCAATTGGTAATCTATGTCATTTACATGAATGGACCTCAACCTTCCCACATCCCCATCTCATACAACAAAGAGGACACTTCTTTGTTACATGAACATCTTCTTCCACCACCTTCCGAAACCACGCTATCTTCAAAAATCAACCAATCCTAA
- the LOC101211101 gene encoding serine/threonine-protein phosphatase PP1, producing MMTMEGIEKGVLDDIIRRLLEGRGGKQVQLSEAEIRHLCVNAKHIFLSQPNLLRLSAPIRICGDIHGQYKDLLRLFEYGGYPPSANYLFLGDYVDRGKQSLETICLLLAYKIRHPNKVFLLRGNHEDAKINRIYGFYDECKRRFNVRLWKIFTDCFNCMPVAGLIDDKILCMHGGISPDLKSLDQITQLPRPTEIPDNGLLCDLLWSDPDPSIQGWADSDRGVSCTFGPDRVADFLDKNDLDLICRGHQVVEDGYEFFAKRRLVTIFSAPNYGGEFDNAGALLSVDESLVCSFEILKPEQIASGSSSGVILKKPPKIGRS from the exons ATGATGACAATGGAAGGGATTGAAAAAGGGGTTTTGGATGATATAATTAGAAGGCTTCTGGAAGGGAGAGGAGGGAAACAGGTTCAGCTTTCAGAAGCTGAAATCCGCCATCTCTGTGTTAACGCCAAGCACATTTTCCTCTCTCAGCCAAATCTACTCCGCCTTAGTGCTCCTATTCGCATCTGTG GTGATATACACGGTCAATACAAGGATCTTCTTAGACTATTTGAGTATGGCGGGTACCCTCCTTCTGCAAATTATCTCTTTCTTGGTGATTATGTCGACCGCGGGAAGCAAAGTTTGGAAACGATATGTTTACTTTTGGCGTATAAAATAAGACACCCAAATAAAGTATTTCTCTTGAGAGGGAACCACGAAGATGCAAAGATCAACCGAATCTATGGTTTCTATGATGAATGTAAAAGGAGGTTTAACGTTAGGCTTTGGAAAATATTTACTGATTGTTTCAACTGCATGCCTGTGGCTGGACTTATTGATGATAAAATCCTTTGTATGCATGGAGGAATATCTCCAGATTTGAAAAGCTTGGATCAGATTACGCAACTGCCGAGACCTACTGAGATTCCTGACAATGGTCTTCTCTGTGATCTGCTTTGGTCCGATCCTGATCCTAGTATTCAGGGATGGGCAGACAGTGATCGAGGTGTTTCTTGTACATTTGGACCAGATCGAGTGGCTGACTTCTTAGATAAGAATGACCTTGATCTCATTTGTCGTGGTCATCAG GTGGTGGAAGATGGATATGAATTCTTCGCCAAAAGACGGTTGGTCACCATATTTTCTGCTCCGAACTATGGTGGAGAGTTTGACAATGCAGGTGCTTTATTGAGTGTTGATGAATCATTAGTTTGTTCTTTCGAGATATTGAAACCCGAGCAAATAGCATCAGGAAGTAGTTCGGGAGTAATTCTTAAAAAG CCTCCCAAAATTGGAAGATCTTGA